The following are encoded in a window of Impatiens glandulifera chromosome 5, dImpGla2.1, whole genome shotgun sequence genomic DNA:
- the LOC124938928 gene encoding laccase-15-like, with protein sequence MDNVLIIFCVIGFLVLGTNALKLTRIDYDFIVQESTYTRLCSTKKILTVNGQFPGPTINVHKGDTIFIRVQNKGDHNITIHWHGVKMPRYPWSDGPEYITQCPIQPGKSFIQKVIFSNEEGTLWWHAHSDWSRATVHGAIFIYPKPQIGYPFDKPYEEVPIILGQWWKSDIFQVLQEFLESGGAPNASDAYTINGQPGDLYSCSKQGTFKLQVQKGKTYLLRIINAALNEMLFFAIAGHKLTIIGADASYTKPLTLRFLTISPGQTMDVLLHTNKKPGNYYMASRPYNTLNSTAFDNTTTTAIIQYTENSNSTSIAPPSLPYLPPFNDTTSAYKYFKNLKSIDTTQYPDHVPIKISTRLFTTLSINLQPCPLNYNVSMCQGPNVTRLATSISNISFVLPHVDILEAYYRGKNGVFGHNFPSVPPLFYNFTGNDLPLYLEPAKKGRKVRFLEYNETVEIIWQNTNIVVGLDHPMHLHGYSFYVVGLGFGNFNPSTDPKKYNLVDPPLLNTVPVPKGGWAVIRFTASNPGVWFVHCHFERHLTWGMRTVLIVKNGPACENATMLPPPKDMPPC encoded by the exons ATGGATAATGTTCTGATCATCTTTTGCGTTATTGGGTTCTTGGTCCTCGGAACAAATGCGTTGAAGTTAACTCGCATTGATTATGATTTCATT GTCCAAGAATCAACATACACCAGGCTTTGCAGCACAAAGAAGATTTTAACTGTGAATGGACAATTTCCAGGTCCAACCATCAATGTTCATAAAGGTGACACAATATTCATCCGAGTACAAAACAAGGGCGATCACAACATTACAATTCATTG GCATGGAGTGAAAATGCCAAGGTATCCATGGTCAGATGGGCCGGAATACATTACACAATGCCCGATACAACCTGGCAAGTCATTTATCCAAAAGGTGATATTTTCGAATGAGGAAGGGACACTTTGGTGGCATGCTCATAGTGATTGGTCACGAGCCACGGTCCATGGGGCTATTTTCATATATCCAAAACCTCAAATTGGGTACCCTTTCGACAAACCTTATGAAGAGGTTCCGATTATTCTAGGACAATGGTGGAAATCGGATATATTTCAAGTCTTACAAGAATTTCTAGAATCTGGTGGTGCCCCGAATGCATCGGATGCCTACACTATTAATGGCCAACCTGGTGACCTTTACTCATGTTCTAAACAAG GAACATTCAAACTTCAAGTGCAAAAAGGAAAGACCTACTTGCTCCGAATCATCAACGCTGCACTAAATGAAATGCTATTCTTCGCAATAGCTGGCCACAAACTAACAATTATCGGGGCCGACGCAAGCTACACCAAACCACTAACCCTTCGTTTTCTCACCATCAGCCCCGGCCAAACTATGGACGTTCTACTACACACAAACAAAAAACCGGGAAATTATTACATGGCATCTCGACCCTATAACACCCTCAACAGCACCGCCTTTGACAATACCACAACCACCGCCATCATACAATACACCGAAAACTCTAATAGCACATCCATTGCGCCTCCGTCCTTACCATATTTACCACCTTTCAACGATACAACGTCAGCCTACAAATACTTCAAGAACCTCAAAAGCATCGATACTACACAATACCCAGATCACGTTCCCATTAAAATCTCAACCAGACTGTTCACGACACTGTCGATTAACCTCCAACCATGTCCGTTGAACTACAACGTTAGCATGTGTCAAGGTCCGAATGTGACCAGGCTTGCCACAAGCATTAGCAATATAAGTTTTGTGTTGCCGCATGTTGATATATTGGAGGCATACTATCGTGGAAAAAATGGTGTGTTTGGTCACAATTTTCCATCTGTCCCGCCGCTGTTTTACAATTTCACTGGCAACGATCTGCCCTTATATCTTGAGCCGGCGAAGAAAGGTAGGAAAGTGAGATTTTTGGAGTATAACGAGACTGTTGAGATCATTTGGCAGAACACTAATATTGTGGTAGGATTGGATCATCCAATGCATCTTCATGGTTATAGTTTTTACGTGGTGGGATTGGGTTTCGGAAATTTTAATCCTTCGACGGATCCAAAGAAGTATAATCTAGTTGATCCGCCATTGTTGAATACTGTTCCTGTTCCTAAAGGTGGATGGGCTGTTATTAGGTTCACTGCATCAAATCCCG GAGTTTGGTTTGTGCATTGCCATTTCGAGCGCCACCTTACATGGGGGATGAGAACGGTGTTAATTGTAAAGAACGGTCCAGCTTGTGAGAATGCCACCATGTTGCCACCACCCAAAGATATGCCGCCATGCTGA
- the LOC124938929 gene encoding uncharacterized protein LOC124938929, translated as MADVHLWKAEKNGKNKSSAIWNIIRERGQIVSWTSLVWSSKIILRHRFILWLAFRGKLSTRDRIFAYMDILDANCVLCSGFAESIDHLFGGCFFVKSIWNLFTLAMGIVSLPGSWEDIKVAAQVLSKGSKYHANVFKCGFDAIVYHLWAERNARVFGRVRRNVDHVWSDIVFDCGALIRTWRRIPKSEREWVLCHEWKVNYDEVTSFKCFKAN; from the coding sequence ATGGCTGATGTGCACTTGTGGAAAGCggaaaaaaatgggaaaaataAATCAAGTGCGATTTGGAACATTATTCGGGAAAGAGGTCAAATTGTAAGTTGGACTTCACTTGTGTGGTCTTCGAAAATCATTCTGAGACACCGGTTTATTCTTTGGTTGGCTTTCCGTGGTAAACTTAGTACCCGTGATCGTATTTTTGCTTATATGGATATTTTGGACGCCAATTGTGTTCTTTGTAGTGGGTTTGCGGAGTCCATTGATCATCTTTTTGGTGGCTGTTTTTTTGTTAAGTCTATTTGGAATCTTTTCACTTTAGCCATGGGAATTGTGAGCTTGCCGGGGTCCTGGGAGGATATAAAAGTTGCTGCCCAAGTCTTATCTAAAGGTAGTAAATATCATGCTAACGTTTTTAAGTGTGGGTTTGATGCCATCGTTTATCATTTGTGGGCTGAGAGAAATGCTAGAGTCTTTGGTAGAGTTCGTCGAAATGTTGATCATGTGTGGAGCGACATTGTATTTGATTGTGGTGCGCTAATTAGAACGTGGAGACGGATTCCTAAAAGCGAGCGGGAATGGGTCCTTTGTCACGAATGGAAAGTCAATTATGATGAAGTCAcatcttttaaatgttttaaggcTAACTAG